One stretch of Candidatus Neomarinimicrobiota bacterium DNA includes these proteins:
- a CDS encoding NAD-dependent deacylase, translated as MLGNQIPFDKFTRNSRVVFFTGAGISAESGISTFRDPDGHWSKYDPMKLASPEGFRADPELVLGWYAARRQTAREAQPNKGHLAITQFQKLFPNSVVITQNVDGLHARAGNDPVWELHGNIHRHKCFKCGTMGELKQDQEAEINYCRCGGMLRPDVVWFGESLSVALLNEVYEAVARCKLFFTVGTSTQVYPAAQLPFEAQDHGAFVIEINPEITPFSTRANISIRDSAGVALPDLYEEFYAALS; from the coding sequence ATGTTGGGAAACCAGATACCATTTGATAAATTTACGCGGAACAGCCGAGTTGTGTTTTTCACTGGTGCAGGTATCTCAGCTGAAAGTGGGATCTCCACTTTTCGTGATCCAGATGGGCATTGGTCAAAATATGATCCAATGAAATTGGCCAGTCCTGAAGGTTTTAGGGCAGATCCAGAACTGGTGCTGGGGTGGTATGCCGCACGGCGCCAGACAGCCCGTGAAGCACAACCAAACAAGGGACACCTGGCTATTACGCAATTTCAGAAACTATTTCCCAATTCCGTGGTTATAACCCAGAACGTTGATGGTCTCCATGCCAGAGCTGGCAATGACCCGGTTTGGGAACTGCATGGAAACATTCATCGACACAAATGTTTTAAATGTGGAACAATGGGTGAATTGAAACAGGATCAGGAAGCTGAGATCAACTATTGTCGTTGTGGTGGTATGTTGAGACCAGATGTTGTCTGGTTTGGAGAATCCCTTTCTGTCGCTTTGCTTAACGAGGTGTATGAAGCTGTGGCTCGCTGCAAACTATTTTTCACCGTTGGAACCTCCACGCAGGTTTATCCCGCTGCTCAGTTACCGTTTGAAGCGCAGGATCATGGAGCATTTGTAATTGAGATCAATCCTGAAATAACCCCCTTCAGCACCCGAGCGAATATCAGCATAAGGGATTCGGCAGGGGTTGCTCTACCTGACTTATACGAGGAATTCTATGCTGCACTTTCATAA
- a CDS encoding LamG-like jellyroll fold domain-containing protein — PGDWEVIMDRRTVFSWFIIPDAVTPTGDYALKFGVRHSDALEDTLSSVAHDQVALFFDHWYHIAVGYDGSTARMWVGPYVVDSTSTGSWELTASTNAMNIGARHWGSYERQLHGALDEIRVLTDVPDPGDLELNRNGTQYSTNSATLLLIHLDNDSPDPVYLTGTGLISSLFGNSISSPDYIDITSDLPFDNSNTNRAPFIYPVSARSGGEGELLEFTLYAYDETESVLTWEAVSNLPAGAAFEQSDNNGSFSWTPSIQQSGNYSLSFQVSDGETVSRVYFGSGGKKIENRR; from the coding sequence GCCAGGGGACTGGGAAGTGATCATGGATCGACGGACCGTTTTTTCCTGGTTTATTATTCCGGATGCCGTAACCCCAACAGGCGATTATGCTTTGAAGTTTGGTGTTCGTCATAGTGATGCGCTGGAGGATACTCTGAGTTCGGTGGCACATGATCAGGTCGCCCTGTTCTTCGATCATTGGTACCATATTGCCGTGGGTTATGATGGCAGCACTGCCCGAATGTGGGTGGGACCTTATGTGGTGGATAGCACCAGTACTGGAAGCTGGGAGCTGACGGCATCAACCAATGCCATGAATATCGGTGCACGACATTGGGGCAGTTATGAACGTCAACTGCATGGTGCTTTGGATGAGATTCGTGTGCTGACTGATGTACCCGACCCTGGTGACCTCGAGCTAAACCGGAATGGGACTCAGTATAGTACCAACAGTGCCACCCTGCTGTTGATCCATTTGGACAATGACTCTCCTGATCCAGTCTATCTCACTGGCACGGGGCTGATCAGCTCATTATTTGGGAATAGCATTAGCAGTCCAGATTACATCGATATTACCAGTGACCTTCCCTTTGACAATAGTAACACAAATAGGGCTCCTTTCATTTACCCTGTTTCAGCCAGGAGTGGCGGGGAAGGGGAGCTTCTGGAATTTACCTTGTATGCCTATGATGAAACAGAATCAGTTCTGACCTGGGAGGCAGTTTCCAACTTACCTGCAGGTGCCGCATTTGAACAGTCAGATAACAACGGTAGTTTTTCCTGGACACCATCTATTCAACAATCCGGCAATTATTCCCTTTCTTTTCAAGTGAGCGATGGGGAGACTGTGAGTCGGGTTTATTTTGGGAGTGGTGGAAAAAAAATAGAAAATAGAAGATAG
- a CDS encoding glutamine synthetase family protein codes for MSLSVAAILGISPKNLQRSDLLNFIHQNDIKRITFHYTAGDGRLKQLIIPVNSMIYAERILAAGERVDGSSLFKGMVGTASSDLYVVPVYASAFLDPFDEKSISFLCRFLDKDEKLAEFCPDNILMWAAEQLREKHDYDLWALGELEFYLIGDQPEDRYPMPFQAGYHASGPFSKYIDMVKEMLEIIADITGHVKYGHSEVGTIKSIESRDQFLNGKYAEQFEVEFLPAPIEWAADYLSLAKWVVRNVAEQYGLLATFSPKLEIGYAGTGLHFHMELLRDNNNVMTNANGELSTVAKQAIGGLLRYAPSLTAFGNTIAASHLRLVPGQESPTRLFWSDFNRSALIRVPLGWRHGEDMASVINHRLKDRYRSPFKRQTIELRSADGSAHVHLLLAGITQSIIYGLDHGDVSLNLANKRYIGSQVKPSEDIPDLPPSCYESAKYLTEEAELYADLIPKYILEHVSEQLINEGDEHLTEELEKMTEAEKIEHQRELMHRCIHVA; via the coding sequence ATGAGTTTATCAGTAGCAGCCATCCTGGGAATCAGTCCCAAAAATTTACAGCGGAGCGATCTGCTGAATTTTATCCACCAAAATGATATAAAGCGAATCACTTTTCACTACACAGCCGGTGATGGTCGCTTGAAGCAATTGATCATTCCAGTTAATTCCATGATCTATGCCGAACGTATCCTGGCAGCAGGGGAACGAGTTGACGGTTCCAGCCTTTTCAAGGGCATGGTAGGTACCGCATCCTCAGATCTTTACGTTGTACCTGTATACGCTTCAGCATTTCTGGATCCCTTCGATGAGAAAAGCATCAGCTTTCTGTGTCGCTTCTTGGATAAAGACGAAAAACTGGCCGAATTCTGTCCTGATAATATCCTCATGTGGGCTGCAGAGCAACTCAGAGAAAAACATGATTATGATCTATGGGCTTTGGGTGAGCTTGAATTCTATTTGATCGGCGACCAGCCGGAAGATCGTTACCCCATGCCTTTTCAAGCGGGTTATCACGCCTCAGGACCTTTTTCAAAATACATCGATATGGTTAAGGAGATGTTGGAGATCATTGCCGATATCACCGGTCATGTGAAGTATGGTCACTCTGAGGTCGGGACGATTAAAAGTATTGAGAGTCGTGATCAGTTTCTGAATGGCAAGTATGCTGAACAGTTTGAAGTAGAATTCCTACCGGCTCCCATTGAATGGGCTGCTGACTATCTGAGTCTGGCAAAATGGGTCGTGCGTAATGTTGCAGAGCAGTACGGGTTACTTGCTACGTTTTCTCCAAAACTTGAGATAGGCTATGCTGGAACTGGACTCCACTTCCACATGGAATTGTTGCGGGATAACAATAATGTGATGACCAATGCCAATGGTGAGCTTTCAACAGTAGCCAAACAGGCCATCGGAGGTCTCCTGCGTTATGCGCCATCCCTGACCGCTTTTGGTAATACGATTGCTGCCTCTCATTTGCGTCTGGTCCCCGGTCAGGAATCACCAACCCGCCTATTCTGGAGTGACTTCAACCGCTCTGCTTTGATTCGAGTTCCACTGGGGTGGCGGCATGGTGAGGATATGGCTTCGGTAATCAATCACCGTCTGAAAGATCGTTATCGTTCTCCTTTCAAACGGCAGACTATTGAGTTGCGAAGTGCGGATGGGTCAGCCCATGTCCATCTGCTGCTGGCTGGCATTACCCAGTCTATTATTTACGGGTTGGATCACGGTGATGTCTCGCTCAATTTGGCTAACAAACGCTATATTGGATCGCAAGTTAAACCCAGTGAGGATATCCCGGATTTACCGCCCAGTTGTTATGAGTCTGCTAAATATCTTACAGAAGAAGCCGAGCTATATGCTGACTTGATCCCCAAGTACATATTGGAACATGTGAGTGAACAATTGATTAATGAAGGCGATGAGCATCTCACAGAAGAACTTGAAAAGATGACTGAAGCAGAAAAGATCGAACACCAACGGGAGCTCATGCATCGCTGCATTCATGTGGCGTAG